The Corallococcus caeni genomic interval TGGGACTGCTCCAGCGCCACCGTGGTCGCGCCGGCCCCGAAGCCATTCAGAACCCGCGCGCTGTGGCGGATGACCGGCGGCAGCTCCACGTCCACGCGCGCCACGTGCTTGCGGCTGAGCCCGGTGACGGCGCCCACCGCCGGTTTCTTCGCGGAGAAGGTGTACGTGTCGCTGAGGCTGTCGTACGTGAGCACGCCGCCGCGCGTGTCCACGAACCAGAGGACGAAGTCGTAGAAGCTGGCAGCCGGGTGGTCATCACCGATGCCCAGGCACACCATCGCGTGCTTCTCTTCCAGCGCGTCCCAGTCGTAGGTGAGCAGCAGGCCGCCGGGCTTGTGCGCGTCCAGCAGTTCCGACAGCTTCTTCGCCGTGTGCAGCTCCACCGGGCGGTGCTGCTTCCAGAGCACCCGCGCGGGGTCCTCGAAGGTCACCGTGTACTGGCGGAAGGCCACCGCCACGCTGTCCTTGTCGCCGTGCGCGGTGCCGCTGACGCGCTTCTCCGTGACGATGCCCTGCACCACCAGCGGGGCGGGCGGCGGGTCGTACACGCCGGACAGCGCCAGCCGCACCCGCACCAGGTCCGGCTTGCTGAACGCGGTGAACAGCGCCGCGTCCGCCTTCTCCAGCGCCGTCCAGAAGGTCAGCGTGCAGCGGAAGCCCGTGGGCGTCATCCGCAGCGAGAAGTCCTTCACCTGTCCGCCGGGGATGGCGTACGGCTGCTCGCCCGCGGTGACGGTCAGCTCCAGCTTCAGCTTTTCGGAGAAGGGGAGCGCCATGCCGTGCCTACCGGGCCTTCGCCTGGACCTCCTCGCGGGTCAACGCGCCCCGGGCCTCCAGCGCGTCCATCATCGCGCGCATCACGCGGGCCTGCTGCGCCACCATGCGCTCCAGGTCCGCCACCTGCTGCGTGAGCGCCTCCACCTTCGACGTCAGCTCCGCGTCGCGCACCACGGGCGGCGGCGTGGGGGTGCGCGGGGGCGGGGCGCTCTCGGGCTGCGGCGGGGCCAGTTCGAAGGTGGCCTCGTCCATGCCGAAGCTCAGCGGCGTGGCGGCCGTGGAGGTGACCTCCCCGTGGTAGTGGTGCCGGATGGCGCGCTCGATGGAGGACGCCGTCGCCACCACCACCTGGAGCTTCTGGCCCGAGTGGAAGGCCAGCTCCTGGAGGGACTCCACGTTGGTGGGATCCGACGTGGCCACGGTGAGCGTCTTGGTGCCGGGCTCGTAGGCGATGGGGAAGACGGTGTAGCGCTCGGCGATGTCCACGCGCAGCGCCTGGAGGGCGGACGGGACGGGGAGGTGCTTGTCCAGGTCCACCGTGGGGATGGCCAGCTGCCGCGACAGGGCGTGCACCATGGAGCTTTCGTCCACGACGCCCATCTGCACCAGCGTGAGGCCCAGCCGGCCGCCCCACTTGCGCTGCTCGGCGAGCGCGCTGCGCAGCTGGGTTTCGGTGAGCAGGCCGGCGTCCATCAGGATCTCCCCCAGCCGCCGCTTGCGGTTGGGGCCCGGGCCGGGAGGAACAGAGGGGGGAGCAGTCACGGCCGGGCAGCATAGCAGCGCTGGGCCGCCCCCAGGCTTTCGGTGGGTCACAAACAGGCCAGGGGGCCGGGGATGGGATAGCCTTGGGCCCATGGTGCGAAGCCGAAGCCTCCTTTTCGCGGCAGTCCTCGTCGCCTTCACCGCCGGTTGCGCCTCGCAGCGCCTGTCCGGCGCGGACCTGGACCGGGTCCAGCGGCCCGCCTTCATCTCCCGCATCGAGGATGGCGCGGGGCCCAAGAGCCGGGTGTTCCAGGAGGACGACGCCTATTCGGGCAAGCTCAAGAAGCTGGAGCCCAAGGAGGCGGACCGCCGGCTCACCGTGAAGCTGCAGCAGGCCGTGACGCGCTTCGAGCTCTCCGAACGCCTGCGCGTCACCACCCTGTCGCGCCTGCCGGAGGAGGCCCCGTGGACGGACACGGTGGACCCGGCCCGCGTGGCCTCCGCGCTGGAGAGCTTCCTCGTGGAGGAGGTGCCCGCCAACGCGCCGGACTACGACCTGATGGCCCCGCTGGGCGCGGACACCGTCGTGGAGTTCGTCATCCAGGACTTCGGCATGCGCAGCGAGGACGGCCACGCGGGGGCCTACCTCAAGGGTTATGGGCGCATGTTCCGGCTGGACGGGCGCTCGGAGCTGTGGCGCCGGCCGTTCGACCTGGACGCGGTGGAGCAGAAGGCGCCGCACCTGGATCCGTTCAAGGTGGGCAAGGAGCCGGAGCTGTTCCGCCTGGCCATGACGGAGCTGCTGGACAAGGTCGCGGACATGTTCGTGAAGGACCTGACGCCCCAGAACCGCAAGGGCGCGGCCCCCACGGGCAACACCGCGCCGGACACCGTGCCCTCCGCCGTCACCCCGGCGCCCGCGCCTGCTGCCGCGCCCACCCCGCCCGAGCGCCAGCTGCCCCCGGGCGAGCTGCCGGATCCGGACGCCTGAGCGGCCTGAAGCCTAGAAGAGGGCGTGCTCGGCCAGGAGCACGCCCAGTCCCACGACGAAGCTGATCAGCGTCACGGGCACGCCCACGCGCAGGTAGTCCATGAAGCCCATGCGGACCTTGCCGCGCGCGGCCTCGAAGACGATGAGGTTCGCCACGCTGCCCACCAGCGTGAGGTTGCCCGCCAGCGTGGAGCCCAGCGCGAGCACGTGCCACGCCAGCTCCGGCTCCTGCATGGCCGGCACCCACGCTCGCGCGAGCATCACGAAGGGCACGTTGCTGAAGAGGTTGGAGGCCACGAGCGTGAGGCCCGCGAAGCCCAGCGTCTCGCGCCACGGCGGCCCGGCCATCAGCGGGGAGAACAGCTGGCGGATCTGCTCCGCCCAGCCCGCCTTGTTCACCCCGTGCACGACGACGAAGAGGCTGGCGAAGAAGAGCAGCAGCACCCAGTCCACGCGCTCCAGCGCGTCGCGCGATTCGTGCCCGGACAGCGACATCACCAGCACGCCGCCCGCGAGCGCGCTCCAGCTCATGGGCAGGCCCACGAAGAACGCCACCACCACGCCCAGCAGGCTCCCCAGCCCCAGCGCGAGCAGCCGGCGATCCACCTCCAGCGGGGGCGGGTGCGTGTCGAAGCGCGCGGTCGGCAGCTCCTTGCGGAAGAGGTACAGCAGCGCCACGGCGACGATGGCGGTGGAGATCACCGCGGGCAGGGCCATGTACGCGGCGAACCGCGCGTAGCCCAGGCCGGACGCGCCCTGAATCAGCATGTTCTGCGGGTTGCCGGTGAAGGTGGCCACGGAGCCGCTGTTGCTGCCCATGCACACCGCCAGCAGGTACGGCACGGGCGGCAGGCGCGCGTCCTCCACCACCACCAGCACCAGCGGCGTGAGGAACAG includes:
- a CDS encoding SLC13 family permease, with translation MALAIFLFTYIFIAGARLPFVKLDRPGGALLGATLMVVAGVVTPAEVFGHSADRGRQAIDMDTLVLLLGMMLLAVYLAQANFFRAAGAKALKVAHTPRLLLVAVTFVSAFLSAFLVNDTVCLFLTPLVLVVVEDARLPPVPYLLAVCMGSNSGSVATFTGNPQNMLIQGASGLGYARFAAYMALPAVISTAIVAVALLYLFRKELPTARFDTHPPPLEVDRRLLALGLGSLLGVVVAFFVGLPMSWSALAGGVLVMSLSGHESRDALERVDWVLLLFFASLFVVVHGVNKAGWAEQIRQLFSPLMAGPPWRETLGFAGLTLVASNLFSNVPFVMLARAWVPAMQEPELAWHVLALGSTLAGNLTLVGSVANLIVFEAARGKVRMGFMDYLRVGVPVTLISFVVGLGVLLAEHALF